In Deltaproteobacteria bacterium, a single window of DNA contains:
- a CDS encoding ABC transporter ATP-binding protein — translation MIVATSITKKFGPFTALKEISFRIEAGEVVGLLGPNGAGKTTTMRILTGFMPPTSGEVTIKGINLLENPIEAKKRIGYLPETPPLYPELTVEESLRFIAELHRLQSPEKKIAETLAKTGIQDVRHRLVQHLSKGYRQRVGIAQAILHEPDVLILDEPTIGLDPKQIIEIRELIKNLRGRQAIIFSSHILQEVSAVCDRVIILNQGSIVADGKVSELTKASLERRYLVTATRTDDAFKSSLEKLPGVTEVKEHHFGLEEIFLQITENNSVAPDQKRY, via the coding sequence GTGATCGTCGCCACCTCCATCACCAAAAAATTCGGACCGTTTACCGCCCTGAAAGAGATCTCCTTCCGCATTGAGGCGGGAGAGGTTGTCGGGCTTCTAGGCCCCAACGGAGCCGGGAAAACAACCACCATGAGGATTCTGACCGGTTTCATGCCGCCTACTTCCGGCGAAGTTACGATCAAGGGGATTAACCTCCTGGAAAATCCGATCGAGGCAAAAAAGAGGATCGGCTACCTTCCGGAAACACCGCCGCTTTACCCCGAACTGACCGTCGAAGAATCACTCCGTTTTATTGCCGAACTCCACCGTCTTCAGAGTCCAGAAAAAAAGATTGCGGAAACCCTTGCTAAAACCGGCATTCAGGACGTCCGCCATCGGTTGGTCCAACACCTCTCCAAGGGATACCGTCAAAGGGTTGGCATTGCACAGGCGATCCTGCATGAGCCGGATGTCCTGATCCTGGATGAACCGACAATCGGACTTGACCCGAAGCAAATTATCGAAATCCGGGAATTGATTAAAAACTTAAGGGGAAGACAGGCAATTATTTTTTCCTCCCATATTCTACAGGAGGTCAGTGCGGTCTGCGATCGTGTAATTATCCTAAACCAGGGAAGTATCGTGGCGGACGGCAAGGTGAGTGAACTGACAAAGGCCTCTCTGGAGCGCCGCTACCTCGTCACGGCGACCCGTACCGATGACGCGTTCAAATCATCCCTTGAAAAACTGCCGGGCGTTACCGAAGTCAAGGAACATCATTTTGGGCTCGAAGAGATTTTTCTGCAAATAACGGAGAATAATAGTGTGGCCCCTGATCAAAAAAGATATTAA
- the ybgF gene encoding tol-pal system protein YbgF, with product MKFGAPLFFVLLMNLSVYADSSKKKIEELERIQESNAKILAEVRQEITELKKEFQVIRGLAEETKHFFEEGAFKNQKFLRDYDYRLIGIEERLSLQQKALGELLTRSRTSNKKEGVNKAEEGEYKKALSEINLGNYQEALKLFDEFLKKFPYSTLSDNAQYWKGEALYASRDFPGALLEFQKVLEKYPESDKAPAALLKQGFCLYEQKAFSEAAIFLKKVVQRYPRSDEAAEAKERLKKIQEQSSPEPVASGTPAATEPKQETVKP from the coding sequence ATGAAATTCGGCGCCCCACTTTTTTTTGTCCTGCTTATGAACCTGTCGGTTTATGCCGATTCCTCTAAGAAGAAAATTGAGGAATTGGAAAGAATCCAGGAATCCAACGCCAAAATCCTCGCCGAGGTCCGACAAGAGATCACAGAGCTCAAAAAAGAGTTTCAGGTGATTCGTGGGCTCGCCGAGGAGACAAAACACTTCTTTGAAGAGGGAGCCTTTAAAAATCAAAAATTTCTCAGGGATTATGATTACCGCCTGATCGGCATTGAAGAGAGACTTTCCCTCCAGCAGAAGGCGCTGGGTGAACTGTTGACCCGCAGCCGGACGTCCAACAAAAAAGAGGGTGTCAACAAGGCGGAAGAGGGGGAGTACAAGAAGGCGTTATCGGAAATTAATCTCGGCAATTATCAGGAGGCCCTCAAGCTGTTTGATGAATTCCTTAAAAAATTTCCCTACTCCACCTTGAGTGACAATGCACAGTACTGGAAGGGGGAGGCGCTTTACGCCAGCCGCGATTTTCCCGGTGCCCTCCTTGAATTTCAGAAGGTACTCGAGAAATACCCCGAAAGTGACAAGGCTCCAGCAGCCCTTCTGAAGCAGGGATTTTGTCTTTATGAACAGAAGGCCTTCTCCGAAGCGGCCATTTTTTTAAAAAAAGTGGTTCAGCGCTACCCCCGTTCCGATGAGGCCGCTGAGGCAAAAGAGCGCCTGAAAAAAATTCAGGAACAGTCCTCTCCTGAACCGGTGGCCTCCGGTACCCCTGCGGCAACGGAACCAAAACAGGAAACTGTAAAACCGTGA
- the pal gene encoding peptidoglycan-associated lipoprotein Pal — protein sequence MNKLTLVALVGLAVVVGVGCQKRTGRGVASSKAVKGLESVHFDYDQSVIKGEYKDALEKNKKYLEENASLKVTVEGHCDERGSEEYNIALGHRRAKSTKDYLVSLGVAASRLGTKSFGEEKPLESCHNESCWWKNRRAEFVK from the coding sequence ATGAACAAGCTGACGTTAGTAGCCCTGGTAGGGCTGGCAGTCGTAGTCGGTGTCGGATGTCAAAAGCGTACCGGCCGAGGTGTAGCCAGTAGCAAGGCGGTCAAGGGGTTGGAGAGTGTCCACTTTGATTATGACCAGTCGGTCATCAAGGGGGAGTATAAGGATGCACTGGAGAAGAACAAAAAATACCTCGAGGAGAATGCAAGTCTCAAGGTAACAGTTGAAGGTCACTGTGATGAAAGAGGGTCGGAGGAGTACAACATTGCCCTCGGTCATCGCCGGGCCAAGTCAACTAAGGATTACCTGGTTTCTCTCGGTGTAGCTGCTTCGCGTCTCGGCACAAAGAGTTTCGGTGAGGAGAAGCCGCTGGAGAGCTGTCACAACGAGAGTTGCTGGTGGAAGAATCGCCGGGCCGAGTTTGTCAAATAA
- a CDS encoding PilZ domain-containing protein: MNFPGSEKRLFPRKKLRTRVVFEDETGEGFIYFYSVDVSVGGVYFESDVPLKLGTKVFLSFLLGEGGPMIRSTGQVVRVERETGSGFLVLGVGIKFVDISEASRKLIDQYVSV; the protein is encoded by the coding sequence ATGAACTTTCCGGGTTCCGAAAAGAGACTTTTTCCCCGAAAAAAGCTTCGTACCCGCGTTGTTTTTGAGGATGAAACAGGAGAAGGTTTTATCTATTTTTATTCTGTCGATGTGAGCGTCGGCGGGGTCTATTTTGAGTCGGATGTTCCGCTCAAGCTAGGGACGAAGGTCTTTCTTTCTTTTCTCCTGGGAGAGGGAGGCCCGATGATTCGTTCAACGGGGCAGGTGGTTCGTGTGGAGAGGGAGACCGGCTCGGGATTCCTGGTTTTGGGCGTTGGAATAAAATTTGTCGATATTTCAGAGGCCTCCCGAAAGTTGATTGATCAGTACGTCAGTGTCTGA
- a CDS encoding ArsA family ATPase has product MKMDEILESKKILVCCGSGGVGKTTTAAAIALEAARRGKKAIVLTIDPAKRLATALGLEQISDEPFEVELPPSFPGTLSAMMLHTKRTFDHLIEKYAPSHEVAQRILENRLYTHMSNMIAGSQEYMAMERLYELYEEGRYDLLVLDTPPTRHALDFLEAPRKMIDLTGNSLIKWMLKPGLFATRLGLRALRGGGKKILSVFDRLAGVSFLQELAEMISLLGDLIGGFHERAEAVYAVLKDPVTSFFLITTPSTVAIQDSLYFFEKIEEGGLPFSGFIINRLLPEEEPVSAKRSKNLHPKLKEKIHQLWEQYEKLYERDQKAVQLLKKMGPSSALYTKIPLFEEDVHSLEGLQKIGHTLRH; this is encoded by the coding sequence ATGAAAATGGACGAAATCCTGGAGTCGAAAAAAATTCTGGTCTGTTGTGGTAGCGGGGGGGTCGGAAAAACAACGACTGCCGCCGCCATTGCACTGGAAGCAGCCCGTAGGGGGAAAAAGGCGATTGTCCTCACAATCGATCCCGCCAAAAGGCTGGCAACGGCATTGGGTCTCGAGCAGATTTCGGATGAACCTTTTGAGGTTGAACTTCCTCCTTCTTTTCCGGGAACCCTTTCAGCGATGATGCTGCATACCAAGCGAACCTTTGACCATCTGATTGAAAAATATGCCCCCTCGCATGAAGTGGCACAACGGATCCTCGAAAACAGGCTCTATACCCACATGTCAAACATGATCGCCGGTTCCCAGGAGTATATGGCGATGGAGAGGTTGTATGAACTCTATGAGGAAGGAAGATACGACCTGCTTGTGCTGGATACCCCTCCAACACGCCATGCCCTCGACTTTCTGGAGGCCCCCCGAAAGATGATTGACCTGACCGGCAATAGCCTCATCAAGTGGATGTTAAAACCTGGCCTGTTTGCTACCCGCCTTGGCCTGAGGGCATTACGGGGGGGTGGAAAGAAAATCCTGTCGGTCTTCGACCGACTCGCTGGTGTCTCTTTTTTGCAGGAGTTGGCCGAGATGATCTCTCTCTTGGGCGATCTGATCGGTGGTTTTCACGAACGGGCCGAGGCGGTTTATGCCGTTCTCAAGGACCCAGTCACCTCTTTTTTCCTGATCACCACTCCCTCCACGGTTGCGATTCAGGACTCGCTCTATTTCTTTGAAAAAATCGAAGAGGGGGGACTCCCTTTTTCTGGATTTATTATCAACCGTCTTCTTCCTGAAGAAGAGCCTGTTTCGGCGAAGAGATCGAAGAATCTTCACCCAAAACTTAAGGAAAAGATACACCAGCTATGGGAGCAATATGAGAAACTTTACGAACGAGACCAAAAGGCAGTCCAGCTACTCAAAAAGATGGGACCTTCAAGTGCTCTTTATACAAAGATCCCGCTCTTTGAGGAGGATGTTCACAGTCTGGAAGGGTTGCAAAAGATTGGCCACACCCTCAGACACTGA
- a CDS encoding ArsA family ATPase, with protein sequence MRLSELLSKKLLVVSGKGGVGKTTVSLTLALMAAERGQKVLLAEMNSEEQVAHLLKRPAIGYQETELLPRLWGINIKPGEAFREYVLQQIRFERLFRAVFENHLVRHFVEGTPGLADLMSIGKISTLTSRYDLVIVDAPATGHTIALLQIASVVASAVRAGPLNTESAKIDQLLHDRKKTALLGVSLPEEMPVTETVEMSQWLMEKLKLELSLVFLNQHQVSLLTRDEWKQVASIPSSVLNRHHSAALQSEHYKKQLALSLPGTPVISIPFLFSAEFGLPEIETLAEEINRGLS encoded by the coding sequence ATGAGACTCTCCGAGTTGCTCTCGAAAAAACTGCTTGTCGTTTCCGGCAAGGGAGGAGTCGGCAAGACCACCGTGAGTCTTACTCTCGCCCTCATGGCGGCGGAAAGAGGCCAGAAGGTCCTTTTGGCCGAAATGAATTCCGAGGAACAGGTGGCGCATCTCCTGAAGCGACCGGCCATCGGTTATCAGGAGACTGAACTTCTTCCACGCCTCTGGGGGATTAATATCAAACCCGGCGAGGCCTTTCGGGAATATGTTCTCCAACAGATCCGGTTTGAACGTCTCTTCCGTGCCGTTTTTGAAAACCATCTGGTGCGTCACTTTGTTGAGGGAACGCCTGGCTTGGCTGACCTGATGTCGATTGGAAAAATTTCCACACTCACCTCCCGCTACGATCTGGTCATTGTCGATGCGCCGGCCACTGGCCATACCATTGCGCTGCTTCAGATTGCCTCTGTCGTTGCCAGTGCCGTCCGGGCCGGACCGCTCAACACGGAGTCGGCCAAAATCGATCAACTGCTGCATGATCGCAAAAAGACCGCCCTCCTCGGTGTAAGCCTTCCGGAAGAGATGCCAGTCACAGAGACCGTCGAGATGTCCCAGTGGTTGATGGAGAAATTAAAGCTGGAGCTCTCCCTTGTCTTCTTAAACCAGCATCAGGTGTCGCTCCTGACCCGTGACGAGTGGAAACAGGTCGCCTCAATCCCCTCCTCTGTCTTAAATCGACATCACAGTGCCGCGCTTCAATCGGAACATTATAAAAAGCAGCTCGCCCTCTCCTTGCCTGGAACTCCCGTGATTTCAATCCCCTTCCTGTTCTCGGCCGAGTTCGGGCTTCCGGAAATTGAAACGCTCGCCGAAGAAATTAACCGGGGTCTTTCATGA
- a CDS encoding transcriptional regulator yields MLKVKEASASSDKKTRLIKRYPNRKLYDTAASTYVTLEDIAGMIRQGEEDVRVVDNRTHEDLTSITLTQIIFEEEKKKKSLLPLATLKEIIQAKGEKIVDLVSSGVSSFTHVREEAEKKIKTALESVSNLPSVQKEITALQKKIDLLEARLKKYEK; encoded by the coding sequence ATCCTCAAGGTGAAAGAGGCCTCAGCCAGTTCTGACAAGAAGACACGACTCATCAAGAGATACCCCAACCGGAAACTTTACGACACCGCCGCCTCTACCTATGTCACGCTTGAAGATATAGCCGGCATGATTCGTCAGGGAGAAGAGGATGTTCGGGTTGTTGACAATCGCACTCATGAGGATTTGACGAGTATTACGCTGACCCAAATCATCTTTGAGGAGGAGAAGAAGAAGAAGAGTCTTCTCCCCCTCGCCACACTCAAGGAAATTATTCAGGCCAAAGGCGAAAAAATCGTTGACCTCGTCTCTTCAGGGGTCTCCTCTTTCACTCATGTCCGTGAGGAGGCGGAAAAAAAGATCAAAACCGCTCTGGAATCTGTCTCCAATCTCCCTTCCGTCCAAAAAGAGATCACAGCCCTTCAAAAGAAGATTGACCTGCTGGAGGCCCGCCTTAAGAAGTATGAGAAATGA
- a CDS encoding twin-arginine translocase TatA/TatE family subunit yields the protein MHPDIPIIQAGLGGLGPWEIGLVVVIVLLVFGAGKLPGIGSSLGQAIKNFKKTIKGEEPGDDAGKKP from the coding sequence ATGCACCCTGATATCCCCATCATTCAGGCAGGTCTTGGCGGACTGGGTCCTTGGGAGATTGGCCTTGTCGTTGTGATTGTCCTGCTTGTTTTCGGCGCCGGCAAACTTCCAGGCATCGGCTCATCACTCGGGCAGGCGATCAAAAACTTCAAAAAAACGATTAAAGGAGAGGAACCAGGGGATGATGCAGGCAAAAAACCTTAA
- a CDS encoding ribulose-phosphate 3-epimerase has product MKKIAPSILSADFGRLAEEIQAVEKAGADLIHLDIMDGHFVPNITAGPILVEVARRATKLPLDAHLMIENPEKYVEAFAKAGANSISVHYEACRDLPKTLALIAKHGARRAVAINPDTPVSSILSVLNQVEMVLVMTVHPGWAGQGFIPSCLEKVKELNRLVKDLALTLDIEVDGGIKTSNIGDNAAAGANVFVAGSAIFKSANYAETIKAMRTELSGQQIG; this is encoded by the coding sequence ATGAAAAAAATCGCCCCCTCCATTCTGTCCGCTGATTTTGGTCGACTCGCCGAAGAGATTCAGGCGGTGGAGAAGGCCGGTGCCGATCTGATCCACCTGGACATTATGGATGGGCATTTTGTCCCGAATATCACAGCCGGTCCCATTCTGGTTGAGGTGGCCCGGCGGGCCACAAAACTTCCACTCGATGCCCACCTCATGATCGAGAATCCCGAGAAATACGTTGAGGCGTTCGCCAAGGCAGGGGCCAACTCGATTTCCGTACACTATGAGGCCTGTCGTGACCTGCCAAAAACGTTGGCATTGATTGCAAAACATGGCGCTCGCAGAGCGGTGGCCATCAACCCGGACACACCGGTCTCCTCCATTTTATCCGTGTTGAACCAGGTCGAGATGGTCCTCGTGATGACGGTTCATCCCGGCTGGGCCGGTCAGGGTTTTATCCCCTCATGCCTCGAAAAGGTAAAAGAGCTAAACCGTCTTGTGAAAGATTTGGCCCTGACTCTTGACATCGAGGTCGACGGAGGGATCAAGACAAGCAACATCGGTGACAATGCCGCCGCCGGCGCTAATGTTTTTGTGGCCGGATCTGCCATTTTCAAAAGTGCCAATTATGCCGAAACAATCAAGGCGATGCGAACGGAACTATCTGGACAACAGATAGGGTAA
- a CDS encoding BrnT family toxin — protein sequence MSSFYNDHEAVYKDFIWSRAKEIENRARHGLDFTTAAQAFADPRRLIYVDQQHSRVEERFFCLVLRLVITMTYIQSQKINKITRSALVLSK from the coding sequence ATGTCATCCTTTTATAATGACCATGAGGCTGTCTACAAGGATTTTATATGGAGTCGGGCTAAGGAGATTGAAAATAGGGCTCGACACGGTCTTGATTTTACGACAGCGGCTCAAGCATTTGCTGATCCAAGGCGTCTTATTTATGTGGATCAGCAACACAGCCGGGTTGAAGAGAGGTTTTTCTGCTTAGTACTTCGACTCGTAATTACTATGACGTATATACAAAGCCAAAAAATCAACAAAATTACTCGCTCAGCACTAGTCCTGAGTAAATAA
- a CDS encoding BrnA antitoxin family protein — protein MKVKTKKMADSNLPVGKLTKVPDFLPRPEELVFPNKTVKVTIALDENSLAFFKKKADHLGAKYQQMIREVLRRYVEHYS, from the coding sequence ATGAAGGTGAAAACAAAAAAAATGGCTGACAGTAATCTTCCAGTCGGAAAACTGACAAAGGTCCCTGATTTTTTACCACGCCCCGAAGAGCTTGTTTTTCCGAATAAAACCGTCAAAGTAACAATTGCCCTTGACGAAAACAGTCTTGCCTTTTTCAAGAAAAAGGCAGACCACCTTGGTGCCAAATATCAACAGATGATTCGAGAGGTTCTGCGTCGGTATGTCGAGCATTACTCTTAA
- a CDS encoding methionyl-tRNA formyltransferase — protein MKILFMGSPAIAVPTLKTLYESADEITGVVSQPDRPAGRGQIVHPCAVAQFAREKNLTLLQPEKIKTAAFYDELKQLAPDLIVVCAYGRILPKSILDLPPKGCINLHFSLLPEYRGAAPVQWALINGEEETGVTTLFMTEELDAGPILFQEEVPIQPEETTETLSQRLSTIGANLLIRTIEKLKRGECIPIPQDEEEATYAPLLKKEDGKIDFSKKAKTLWHRIRGMTPWPGAYMTLNEQRLKIWKASYEEAKTSEPPGTLLSADERGIKIICGKGTLVLEEVQLEGKKRMTAVDFLKGHPPTGRDQVG, from the coding sequence ATGAAAATTCTATTCATGGGATCGCCGGCCATTGCGGTTCCGACTCTCAAGACACTCTACGAAAGTGCCGATGAAATCACCGGCGTCGTCTCGCAGCCGGACCGACCAGCAGGCCGAGGCCAGATTGTTCACCCCTGTGCCGTTGCCCAATTCGCCCGCGAGAAAAATCTAACCCTCCTCCAGCCGGAAAAGATCAAGACCGCTGCCTTTTATGACGAGCTCAAACAACTGGCCCCCGATCTGATTGTCGTCTGTGCCTACGGCAGGATATTGCCAAAATCGATCCTGGATCTTCCGCCCAAGGGCTGCATCAATCTGCATTTTTCGCTGCTTCCTGAATACCGTGGGGCAGCTCCCGTGCAATGGGCCCTCATCAACGGCGAAGAGGAGACAGGGGTCACGACACTCTTCATGACTGAGGAGCTTGATGCAGGGCCAATCCTCTTCCAGGAGGAGGTTCCGATCCAGCCAGAGGAGACCACCGAGACGCTTAGCCAACGCCTGTCCACGATTGGCGCCAACCTTCTCATTCGAACGATCGAAAAACTAAAAAGGGGGGAATGCATTCCGATCCCGCAAGACGAGGAGGAGGCGACCTATGCCCCCCTCCTGAAGAAAGAGGATGGGAAGATCGACTTCTCTAAAAAAGCAAAAACGCTTTGGCACCGAATTCGAGGCATGACTCCCTGGCCCGGCGCCTACATGACGCTGAACGAACAACGGCTCAAAATCTGGAAGGCAAGCTATGAGGAGGCAAAGACCAGCGAACCTCCCGGCACTCTCCTCTCTGCTGATGAAAGGGGGATTAAGATCATTTGCGGCAAGGGGACGCTGGTTCTCGAAGAGGTTCAGTTGGAGGGTAAAAAAAGGATGACGGCTGTTGATTTCCTTAAAGGCCATCCTCCCACCGGCAGAGACCAAGTTGGTTAA
- the def gene encoding peptide deformylase, whose translation MILEIVKYPNPILKQKSSPIEKVDRTIQKLVEDMFETMYAAPGVGLAGPQVGVLKQILVVDIDRRDGEKRRPDPQVLINPRAVSREGKITWEEGCLSLPELIVSVERSKKIVVEALDKEGKLRKYLGEDLLAVAFQHEMDHLNGILLVDHLSRLKRDLYRKKLEKLARGEKVPPEPEVEKGKGPAYIG comes from the coding sequence ATGATTTTGGAAATCGTGAAATATCCCAACCCGATTCTGAAACAAAAATCATCGCCGATCGAGAAAGTAGACCGCACAATTCAGAAACTGGTCGAGGATATGTTCGAAACAATGTACGCGGCTCCCGGCGTCGGTTTGGCCGGTCCTCAAGTGGGCGTTTTAAAGCAAATACTGGTGGTCGACATCGACCGCCGGGACGGCGAAAAACGTCGGCCGGACCCGCAGGTCTTGATCAATCCTCGCGCTGTAAGCCGGGAAGGGAAAATCACCTGGGAAGAAGGATGTCTCTCCCTTCCCGAACTGATTGTCTCGGTTGAACGGTCCAAAAAAATTGTGGTGGAGGCGTTGGACAAGGAAGGGAAACTGAGAAAATATCTCGGAGAGGATCTCCTGGCGGTCGCCTTTCAGCATGAAATGGATCATCTGAATGGAATTCTTTTGGTGGACCACCTCTCCCGACTTAAGCGAGATCTGTACAGGAAAAAACTGGAAAAGCTGGCGCGGGGCGAAAAAGTACCTCCTGAACCAGAAGTGGAAAAGGGAAAAGGGCCTGCATACATTGGGTAA
- the priA gene encoding primosomal protein N' has protein sequence MLVDVVLPYRIPHPLTYELSITQEAKPGVRLLVPLGRQTVIGCLLGESQSIHQRGLKQVYSLLDDEPLLTPIQIKLLRWASYYYLTPIGEVLRHLLPPSFLKMKKRGRRARPTPPEENSFQEIKPVKLTPEQQAVLAKIVALPATPFLLQGVTGSGKTEIYIHLLQKAWKENRSALILVPEISMTPQLLGRLQGALPGPVVPYHSGLTEAQRVQVWEKVRCGEIRLVLGTRSAIFLPFTTLGLIVVDEEHDSSYKQEERFCYHARDLALWRGKEEEATVILGSATPSLESIYRVRQKKLTLLSLPHRPCGMSPPHIRVIDRRLRENRGHFLSEELRQELQENLKKEEQSLLFLNRRGFAPYVSCSRCGYIALCDSCDMTLTFHKKEATLRCHYCDAKQPLPSRCPRCKELPLKQEGIGTERLEEEVGSLFPKARIGRLDRDTAQGDATRKILTRMKERHLDILIGTQIVSKGHDYPYLSLVGILNTDSILSLPDFRAAERSFQLLTQVAGRSGRSERPGRVLIQTFNPEHPVMITCTQQKIDPWIETELAHRQKGLYPPFCRLIRIILYGRNGGAVERTIRTIKNRLENLSLIKDSTDHRVLGPSPCPLERIRNKVRWHLLIKSRSFFKLHRELEPFLDEVSRRILPSTVRMLVDVDPQQMM, from the coding sequence ATGCTTGTCGATGTTGTCCTCCCCTATCGCATTCCCCATCCGCTCACCTACGAGCTTTCCATCACGCAAGAGGCAAAACCGGGTGTCCGTCTCCTGGTTCCCTTGGGGCGGCAGACGGTCATCGGATGTCTTTTAGGGGAATCCCAATCGATCCACCAACGTGGATTAAAACAGGTTTATTCCTTGCTGGACGATGAACCTCTTCTCACGCCGATTCAGATCAAGTTGCTGCGTTGGGCCTCTTACTACTATTTGACCCCTATCGGAGAGGTACTCCGCCATCTCCTTCCCCCTTCCTTCCTAAAAATGAAAAAGAGGGGAAGACGAGCTCGCCCTACCCCCCCCGAAGAGAACTCGTTTCAGGAGATCAAACCAGTAAAATTGACACCGGAACAACAGGCTGTTTTGGCAAAAATAGTCGCCTTGCCGGCCACTCCCTTCCTCCTGCAAGGGGTTACAGGGAGCGGGAAGACGGAAATCTATATCCATCTCTTGCAGAAGGCATGGAAAGAGAATCGATCGGCACTGATCCTTGTCCCGGAGATTTCAATGACCCCCCAGTTGTTGGGACGCCTCCAAGGAGCCCTTCCGGGGCCTGTTGTTCCCTACCACAGTGGTCTCACGGAGGCCCAACGGGTGCAGGTTTGGGAAAAGGTCCGATGCGGCGAGATTCGCCTGGTGTTGGGAACACGATCCGCAATCTTTCTTCCCTTCACCACCCTGGGACTGATTGTGGTGGATGAGGAGCATGATTCCTCTTACAAACAGGAGGAGCGGTTTTGTTACCATGCCCGCGATCTGGCGCTTTGGAGAGGCAAGGAAGAGGAGGCGACTGTCATTCTCGGATCAGCCACCCCCTCACTGGAGTCGATTTACAGGGTCCGCCAGAAGAAACTGACCCTCCTCTCACTGCCCCATCGCCCCTGCGGGATGTCGCCCCCCCATATCCGCGTGATCGACAGACGCCTCCGGGAAAACAGGGGCCATTTCCTCTCCGAAGAACTCCGGCAGGAGCTTCAGGAAAATCTCAAGAAGGAGGAACAGAGTCTCCTCTTTTTGAACCGCCGCGGCTTTGCCCCGTACGTCAGTTGCAGCCGCTGCGGGTATATCGCACTCTGTGATTCCTGTGACATGACACTCACGTTTCACAAAAAGGAGGCGACCCTTCGCTGCCACTATTGCGACGCCAAACAGCCCCTTCCTTCCCGCTGCCCCCGTTGCAAGGAACTCCCCCTCAAACAGGAAGGAATAGGCACCGAACGATTGGAAGAAGAGGTAGGCTCGTTGTTTCCCAAGGCACGAATAGGTCGACTCGATCGAGACACCGCCCAAGGAGACGCAACACGAAAAATCCTGACACGAATGAAGGAGCGTCATCTCGATATTTTAATCGGCACACAAATAGTCAGTAAAGGGCACGATTACCCTTACCTCTCGCTGGTTGGCATCCTGAACACCGACAGCATTCTGTCACTTCCCGATTTTCGTGCCGCAGAGCGATCGTTCCAGCTCTTGACTCAAGTCGCCGGAAGATCGGGGCGCAGCGAACGGCCCGGTCGTGTCCTCATACAAACCTTCAATCCAGAACATCCGGTCATGATTACCTGCACCCAGCAGAAGATCGATCCCTGGATCGAAACGGAGCTCGCCCATCGACAGAAAGGACTCTATCCCCCTTTCTGCCGGCTGATCCGAATCATTCTTTACGGGAGAAACGGCGGGGCGGTTGAAAGAACAATCCGGACCATCAAAAATCGACTTGAAAACCTGTCACTCATAAAAGACTCAACCGATCACCGGGTCCTGGGGCCTTCCCCTTGCCCTCTGGAACGAATCCGCAACAAGGTCCGCTGGCACCTCCTGATCAAGAGCCGTTCTTTTTTTAAACTCCATCGGGAGCTGGAACCATTCCTTGACGAAGTTTCCCGCCGTATCTTACCCTCGACGGTGAGGATGCTGGTTGATGTCGATCCCCAACAAATGATGTAG
- a CDS encoding cold-shock protein: MGDKQRGTVKWFNDSKGYGFITPEDGGKDVFVHHTNIQADGFRTLSEGQLVEFLVAEGPKGPHATEVNSPVV; encoded by the coding sequence ATGGGAGACAAACAACGCGGAACCGTCAAGTGGTTCAACGATAGCAAGGGGTATGGGTTCATCACGCCGGAGGATGGTGGAAAGGACGTGTTTGTCCATCACACCAATATCCAGGCCGATGGTTTTCGGACCCTTTCGGAAGGTCAGCTTGTCGAATTTCTTGTTGCCGAGGGGCCGAAGGGGCCTCATGCAACAGAAGTCAACAGTCCCGTTGTGTGA